The Impatiens glandulifera chromosome 8, dImpGla2.1, whole genome shotgun sequence genome includes a window with the following:
- the LOC124912037 gene encoding 50S ribosomal protein L35, chloroplastic-like: MMILTAASSSKTFHFVGFTSPPPVFSSIRSQPINKSIGIVHFSQFTEKTSFNLSSSRTISRISPLLSRTLSSVNSLPKNAPSFSVIAHKGYKMKTHKASAKRFRVTGTGKIMRRRAGKQHLLRKKNTKRRVRLSKMLQVDRSDYNNVIGALPYLKVNRAN; encoded by the exons ATGATGATTTTAACGGCGGCATCATCATCCAAGACCTTTCATTTCGTGGGTTTCACATCCCCACCACCAGTTTTCTCCTCTATTCGAAGCCAACCCATCAACAAATCCATCGGCATAgttcatttttctcaatttaCTGAGAAAACCTCGTTCAATCTCAGTTCCTCTCGAACCATTTCTAGAATTTCCCCCCTTCTTTCTCGAACCCTCTCGTCTGTTAACTCTCTGCCGAAAAATGCCCCATCTTTCTCTGTAATCGCTCACAAAGGCTACAAAATGAAAACCCATAAG GCTTCAGCCAAGCGATTTAGAGTGACGGGTACTGGGAAAATCATGAGGAGACGAGCTGGAAAGCAACATTTACTCAGGAAGAAGAATACCAAGAGGAGAGTCCGGCTTTCCAAAATG CTACAAGTTGATCGGAGTGACTACAACAATGTCATTGGCGCATTGCCATATTTAAAGGTGAACCGAGCGAATTAG